The region CCTGCCTGGGAGCCGAGGTCCTAAAGCTGGAAAACCCGGCGGGCGGCGACTACGGCCGGAGCATCGGCGGGAGCGAGGGCGATTCGCCCTACTTCCAGGCGGTGAACCGGGGCAAGAAGAGCCTGGCCCTGAACCTGGCCACGCCCCAGGGGCGCGAGGTGTTCTTCAAGCTGCTGGCCGAGTATGACGTGTTGGTGGAGGGCTTCCGGCCCGGGGTCATGGAGCGCCTGGGCCTGGGCTACGGGCAGGCCAGCGCGGCCCAACCGAAGCTGATCTATCTCTCGGTGAACGGCTACGGCCTGGAAGGCCCCAACCTTGAGCGCGCCGGGCACGACATCAACTACCTGGCCCTGGCCGGGGTGCTGGGCATGACCGGCTGCGCCAGCGGGGAGCTGGGCCTGCCCGGGGTGCAGATCGCGGATCTGGCCGGGGGCAGCCTCTTGGGCCTGAGCGGGCTCTTGGCCGCCTTGTACCAGCGGGAAAAGACCGGCCAAGGGCAGCTCATCGATGCGTCCATGTTCGACGGCTCGCTGTCATTGGCCACCATGGTTCAGGCCGGGGTGGCCACGGGCCGCGACGACCCCCGGCCCGGGCGCATGACCTTGAACGGCCGCTACCCCTGCTACAACCTCTACCGCACCAAGGGCGGAGGCTGGTTCTCCCTGGGGGCCCTGGAGCCCAAGTTCTGGCAAAACTTCTGCGCCGCCCTGGAGCGGCCGGATCTGCTTGACCGGCAGTTCGGCGGGCCCGAGGCGATTCAGGAAGTGGCGGCCATCTTCGCCCAGCGCACCCGGAGCGAGTGGGCCCGTTTCTGGAACGATCACGACGCCTGCTGCGAGCCGGTGCTCTCCCTGAACGAAGCGGTGGAATCGCCCCTGGCCCGGGCCCGAAGCATGATCGCCGACACGCCGATAGGGCCGCGCCTGGCCGCCCCGCTGAAGCTATCGGCCTCGCCCATTCAGGAGCAAGGCCCCGCCCCGGCCCTGGGGCAGCACACCCGCGAGGTGCTCTCCGCCCTGGGCTATGACGATTCACTAATAGAGGATATGGCCCGCCGCAAGATAGCGGGCCTTTAGGTTTGGGCTAGCCTTCCGAGCCTTCCGCCGGGGCCTGGTTAGCGGCCTCGGGCTTGGGCTCTGGCTTGGGCTCTGGTTCCGGCTTGGCCTTGGCCTCGGGCTGCGGCTCACCCGCGGCCTCTGCTTCCGGCTTGGCCTTGGGCTTGGGCTTGGCCCGGGAGCGGCGTCTGGGCTTGGGCTTGGGTTTGGCCTCGCCCTGGGGCTCGTCCTTGGCCTCGGGCGCGGCTTCGGCCTTGGCCTCGGGGGCCGCCTGGGCCTCGGGCGCGGGCGGGGCTTCGCTGGCGGAGCCGTTTTTCTCCGCCTCGGCCTGGGCGGCAGCCTCGGCTTGGGCGCGGGCCTTGGCCCGGGCGCGGCGCTGGGCCCCGGAGGGGCGGCGGCGCTTGCGTTTCTTGGGCGTTGGAGCCTCGCCCTCGGTCTCGGCGGCCCCGCCGTTGCCTTGCTCGGCGGGCGCGGCCTCGGAGGGCGGCGCGGCCTGACCCCGGCGGGATCTGGGCGACGGCTTGCGCTCGGGCTCGGGGGCCTTTTCGGCCTTCTCGGCCGGTTTGGCCGCCTCGGCCTCGGCCGGAGCGCTGGATTTCTTGCCCCGGCGGCGCTTGCGGCTGCTCTTCTTGGGCTGCTCCGGGGCGGGCTCCGGCTCGGCGGCCTTTTCCGGGGCCGGAGCGGGCTCTGACGCGGCCACGGCCGGGACCGGGGGAGCGGCCAGCTTCCAGGGCTCGCCGCAGGAGTCGATGTCGCAGTCCTCGGGCGCCAGGCCGTGCTCGGCCACCAGCTCCAGGCACACCCCGGAGGTGCTCTCCAGGCGGGCCAGCTCGCCGCGCTTGACGTTCTGCAGATACTGGGCGGTCTCCGGGGCCAGGCGCACCTGGAGGCCCTTGCCGTTGTACCCCCTGAGCTTCAGCTCCAGATTGCGCAGCACCGTGCGCCCCACCGCCTCGGTGGTGAGCACCATGCCCCGTCCGCCGCACATGGGGCAGGTCCGGGTGGCTCCGAAGTCGATGGCCGGGCGGATGCGCTGGCGGCTCATCTCCATCAGCCCGAAGCGGCTGATGTGGCCCACCGTGGTCTTGGCCTTGTCGCCCTTGAGGGCGTCCACCAGGGCCTTCCTGACCTTGCGCTGGTTGCCCCGGTCGCGCATGTCGATGAAGTCGATGACGATGAGCCCGCCCAGGTCGCGGAGTCTCAGCTGGCGGGCGATCTCGGCGGCGGCCTCGGTGTTCACCGCCAGGGCGGTCTCCTCCAGCTGCCGCCCGCCCGAGCTCTTGCCCGAGTTCACGTCCACCGAAACCAGGGCCTCGGTGGGCGAAATGACGATGCCCCCGCCGGAAGGCAGGCCCACCGCGGGCTGATACACGCTGGAGATCTGCTCTTCCAGCTGGTAGCGGGCGAAGATGGGCCGCTGCTGCTGGTAGAGCTTGACGATGTTCTTGCGGCGGGGGCTCACGGTGCCCACGAACGCCACCAGGCGATCGAAGATCACCGGATCGTCCACGTAGATCTCGGCCAGGTCCGAGGTGAACAGGTCGCGCACCGTGCGCACGGCCAGGTCCTCCTCCTTGTGGATCAGGCTGCGGGCCTTGGCGTTCTTGCCCCGCTTCTCGATGTCCTCCCACAGGCGCTGGAGCTGCTTGTAGTTGGTGGTCAGCTCGCGCTTACTGCGCCCTTCGGCGGCGGTGCGGGCGATGACCCCCAGTTCCCCGGGCCGCTCCAGGGACTCCAGGATCTGCTTGATGCGGGTCCGTTCCTTGTCATCGGCGATCTGGCGGGAGACCCCCACGTGGCCGTGGCCCGGGGTGACCACCAGATACTGCCCGGGGATGGACAGGTGGGTGGTCAGGGCCGCGCCCTTGTTGCCGGTCTCTTCCTTGACCACCTGCACCAGGAACTGGCGGCCCTTCTTGAGGACCTCCTGCAAGGGCGGCAGGCCCTTGGCCGGAGCGGAGTGCTCGGCCCAGAGGTCGTTGCGCAAATCGGCGATCTGCAAAAAGCCGTGCTTGGGGCGGCCGTAGTCGATGAAGGCGGCCTGCAACGAGGGCTCCACGTTGGCGACCACACCCTTGTAGATGTTGCCCCGGGTCTGAGCCTGGGCGGCGGTCTCCACGTAGAAGGCCTCCAGGCGGCCGTCCTCCACCACCGCCACGCGTAGCTCCTCGGAGCCGGTGGCGTTTATGAGCATCTTTCGTGACATGGGCGCTAGCTTACCCGAATGCTTGTGCTTTTGCTACGCAGGGAGGAAAAATAGTCGCCAAAGGGCATATTCGACCCCACCCCCAAGACCAAGGGCGCCCGCCCGGGGGCGGCGCGCCGCTTGCACAAGATTATTAGATATTTGTGGGCCCCGGGTCAACCGGGTCAATCCGCGCGGGCCTCCTGGAACTGCCGCACCTGATGCATGAAGGCCTCCAGGCGGATGCGGCTGCCGGTCTGCTCCTGGCCGTCCATGGCCATGGGCAGGAAGGGCAAATTGCCGTGGTCCTCGCGGAAGCGCTTCATCAGGGCGTTGACGATGGTGCCGGGCATGCAGGTGAAGGGGATCACGTTGATCACCCCGCAGGCCCCCCTGCTGAACATGTCGCGGCTCTTGCCCACCGAAAGGATGGCCTCGCCCTCGAAGCTGGGCTCCAGGTAGGGGTGGGCCATCTTGAGCACCTTTTTTACCTCGGGCTCGTGCAGGGTCTTCAAGGCCCCGTGCCAGGGGCGGCCCAGGGTTCGCTCGTCCTTGTGCTGGAAGTAGTTCTCCAACAGAGTGCCGATGAGGGCCGAGCGCTTTTTGAGCATCTTGGCCCTAAAGGCGCTGGTGTAGTTGGTGTAGAGCACCCACTCGCCGATGGTCGGGGTCCAGGCCTCGCCGCCCAGGGCCTCGATGGTGCGCACGATGTCCTCGTTGGCGAAGCGGTTGGCCCGGGTATAGATCTCGCCCACCACGCCCACCAGAGGCCGGTGGTTCACCCCGCTCTTGGGCACCGCCGCGAACTCCTTGCGCGCCTCGCCCATCACCTTGCCCAGGTCGCCCTTGACCTTCATGGTGTCGCAGACCTTCTGCAAAAAGCGCTGGTAGAGCGCGTCGGTCTCGCCGGGGTTGGCCTCATAGGGCCGGGTCTCGTGCAGGGCCTTCATGAGCAGATCGATGGCCACCACCCCCTGCCAGCCCAGGCGGGTGAAGTCGCTGCCCCCCACCATGCCCAGCTCCTTGTAAAAGGTCTCGGACTGGTCCGGGGAGTAGATGCGGACTTGTTCGAAGCCCAGCTCGTCCAGCACCAGGCGGTGGTAGCGGTGGTATTGGCCGAAGCGGCAGGGGCCGGTGCCGCCGGGCATGAAAAAGGCGGTCTTGTCCGGCGGCGCGCCCTCGTCTATGAGCAGCTTGAGCAAATCGCCGGTGGTCAGGGCGCAGGGGTAGCACTCCTTGCCCGAGGTGTGGCGGCGGCCTAGCTCCAGGGTGCGCTGGTCGCTGTCGGGCAGGACCACGGCGTGGCCACCGCAGGCCTCGAAGGCGGCAGCCACCGCCTGGGAGTGGTCGGTCATGGGCGGTATGTAGATGGTGCATCCGCTGGCGTCGGTGTTGCGCCGGGGCACCGCCCGGGGCGCGGGGGGCTCGGTGGTCACGTTGCCGATGGAGTCCAGGAAGGCCTCCAGCCGGGTGATGGCCCCCACGTCGGCCGAGTGCTCGTCGATCTCGATCTCCAAAAAGGGCTTGCCGTGCATGATGCGCCGGAAGAAGTGGCCGATGAAGCTGTCCGGGCCGCAGCCGAAGTTGGTGATGTAGATGGCGTGCAGGCGCGGGTCTTCCCGGGCGATGAGCGCGGCGGCCAGGATCTTCTGGCCGTAGCGCCAGTACATCTCCGAAAGCTCGGGGTGGCCCATGTGCTGGTCCAGGTCCAGGAAGTCCATGGGTATGCAGAACACGCCGAGCTGGCGCATCTTCTGGGGCAGGCCCAGGTTCAGGCCGGGGTCGGCCCCGTTGTAGGGGCGGCTGACCACCACCATGGCCTGGTCCTCCGGGCCCATGGAGGCCAGCACCTCGCGGCCCCGCTCCTTTAGCTTCCGGTTGAAGTCGTCCTGGGCCCACCAGCCGGCCACGATGGCCGCCTCCAGGCCCTTGGTGGAGCCGCCGAGGTCTTGGATCAGCTTCTTGAGGTCGGCCCGCATGGTCTTGGGGTCATAGCCGAAGCGCAGGGGGGTGTCCACCAGGCGGCTCTGGCCGAAGTCCAGGGCGGCCGGGGCGGTGTAGCACAGGGTCTGGGCATAGGGGCAGACCTGGCCGTAGCCCAGCTCGTTGGTGGGCACCGGCACGTTGACCAGGGAGGGCAACAGGATCGTCCCCACCCCCCGGTCGATCAGCTCGGCCAAATGGCCGTGGGCCACCTTCACCGGGAAGCAGGGCTCGTTGACCACCGCCTCCACGCCCTTGTGGATCAGCTTCTTGGTGCTGGGCCCGCTTATCTCGACCTCGTAGCCCATCTGGTTGAGGAAGGCGCTGAAGAAGGGCAGCCACTCGCGGAAGAACATGGTGCGGGGGATGCCCACCGTGCCCCGGCGCTTTTTCTCCTCCACCGGCTTGGCGTAGGAGAGCATGAGCTCCTCGCGCTCGGCGAAGAGGTCCGGTATGTCGGTGCGCACCTTGGTATCGCGCTCCAGGTCGTACTTGTCGCAGCGCGAGCCGTAGTACAGGGGCCGCTTGAGCCCCTCCACCTTCACCTGCCGTATGGAGCAGGCGTTGGGGCAGCCCTTGCACTCGAAGGTGGAGATGGCGTAGCCGGTCTGGCTCACCTCAAAGCCCTTGAAGGAACTCTCATCCCAGGTCCGTTCGCGCATGGCCAACAGCGCCGCGCCGATGGCCCCGGTCACGTCGTGGTGGGGCGGCACGTGGATGGGCTTGCCGGTCACCGCCTCGAAGGCGGCCACGATGCCGTGGTTGGCCGCCGTGGCCCCCTGGTAGAAGATCTTCTTGCCGACGGCCCGGTCTTCCACCACCTTGTTCAGGTAGTTGTAGACGATGGAGTAGCTGAGCCCGGCCACCAGGTCGTCGATCTCGGCCCCGGCCGCCTGATGGGAAACCAGGTCGCTCTCCATGAACACGGTGCAGCGCTCGCCCATGCGCACCGGGTTGGGCGCGGCCAGGGCCTTGGCCCCGAACTCGCCCTTGATGGCGATACCCAGTTTCTCGGCCTGCTCCTCCAAAAAGCTGCCCGTGCCCGCGGCGCAGACCTTGTTCATCATGAAGTCGACGATGGCCCCGTTCTCCAGGGAGATGTACTTGGAGTCCTGGCCGCCGATCTCGAAGATGGTGTCCACCTCGGGGTCGATGTGGGCCGCCGCCGTGGCCTGGGCGGTGATCTCGTTGCGCACGATGTCCGCGCCGATGAAGTCGGCGGTGAGGTAGCGGCCGCTGCCCGTGGTGCCCGCGCCCAGGATCTCCACCCGGTCGCCGATGGCCTTGCCCACCAGCTTGAGCCCTTCCTTGACCGCCTCCAGGGGGCGGCCCGCGGTGAGCAGATAGGCCTTGGCCAGCACCTCGCCCTGGGGGTCGATGACCACCACGTTGGTGGAGATGGAGCCCACGTCCACGCCCAGATAGCCGGTGAGCGGCCCCTCGGGCACGGTTATGGCCTTCAGGTCCTTGCCGTGGTGCGGGCCCAGCTCGAGCTTGGGCAGGCGCTTGGTCTCGCCCGCCGCCTCCTCGGCCCGTTGCCGAAGGGTATCCAGGCCGGCCACCGGGCGCGCCAGGCCCTGGTCGCGGGCGAACAGGGCCGCGCCCAGAGCGCCCACGCAGCCGAAGTCCTCGGGGATCAGAAGCTCGCCGGGCTCGATGGCCAGGATGTCCACCAAGGCGCGGTGCACCCCCTGGTTGGCCGCCACCCCGCCGATGAAGGCCACCGGCGGCACCACCTTTTTGCCCTTGGCGATGTTGGACTTGAGGTTTCTGGCCATGGCAAAGCACAGCCCGGCCACGATGTCGTAGTCCGGAGTGGCTTCCTGCTGGAGGTGGATCATGTCGCTCTTGGCGAACACCGAGCAGCGCCCGGCCAGGCGGGGCGGGGCCTCGCTTTTAAGGGCGATTTCGGAAAACTGCTCGATGGTGAGCTGCAAGCGGTGGGACTGCTGATCCAAAAACGACCCGGTGCCCGCGGCGCACATGGTGTTCATGGCGAAGTCCTCGATGCGCATACCCTCCGCGCCCGGACTCACCAGGATCATCTTGGCGTCCTCGCCGCCCATGTCGATGATGGTGCGGGCGGTGGGCACCGCCTGCTGCACGCCCCGCGCGGCGGCGATGATCTCGTTGACCACCTCCGCGCCCACCAGGGGAGCCAGGGTGGGCGCCCCCGAGCCGGTCACCGTCGCAGCCGCGAAGCTCTCGCGGGGATACTCGGCGAAGATGCGCTCCAGCACCTGGGCGGCCACGGCCAGGGGCCGCCCCTTGGTGCGGGTGTAATCGGCCATAAGCACCCGGCCGTCCGGGGCCAGGACCACGCTGTCCAGGCTCACCGAGCCCACGTCCAGGCCGAGAAAGAGTCCTTGCATCGCATCCGGGGCGGCTTTGCTCATGCTCGTCTATCCTGCTGAGGTGCGCTATACGCCGCGATAATAAGTCTCGCCGCTGTGCTCTTCTATCTTCAACTTTCCCTGGCGGGACAGTTCATGCAAAAGGCGTTCGGCTTGGGGCCGGTCCAGGCCCACCGCCGCGGCCACGTCGCTGAGGGTGCAGGGGCGGCGGCGGGTCATCTCCACCACCTGCTCCCCGGCTTGGCCCCGGTCCAGGCCCGCCTGGGCGGTGGGCGGCCCGCTGACCGCGCAGGGCAGGCCCAGCCCGGCCGCGATGGCCTCCAGGCGCTCCAGGCTGAGCGGCCGGGCCTTGGAGTAGGCCGGGGGCCGGATCACCGTGTTGAGCTGCACCAGCTCCGGGCCGATCTCGCGGGCCACCGCCCCCAAGGCCTCCAGGTGCTCCGGCGAGTCGTTGACCCCGGCCACCAGGAGTATCTCCAGCCACAGGCGGCCTTTGAACTCCCGGGCGAAGGCCTTCAGCCCCTCGATCACCTCGTCTATTATAAGCCCCGGCGCGGGGCGATTGACCGCCAGGAAGGTTTTTTGATCCACCGCGTCCAGGCTGGGGATCACCACGTCGGCCTCGGCCAGGTCGGCGCGCACCTGGGGGTCGCTCAGCAGCACCCCGTTGGTCAGCACCGCCACCTTGGCCGCGCCCAAGGCCTTGAGCCCGGCGATGACCCGGCCCAGCTCCAGATGCAGGGTGGGCTCGCCGCTGCCGGCCAGGGTGATGTAGTCCGGGGGCGCGGCCAGCTCGCCCAGGCGCGCTTGCACCTGGGCCAGCACCTGGTCCGCGTCGCGATACACCGCCCGCCGGGTGGTGTGCTCGGTGGTGCGTCCCAGCTCGCAGTATATGCAGTCCAGGGGGCAGGTCTTGGGGTAGACCAGGTCCACCCCCAGGCTTAGGCCCAGCCTGCGGCTGGGCACCGGACCGAAGACGGCCTGTTGGCCGCCGGATTTGCTCACAAGATTCCCT is a window of Desulfarculaceae bacterium DNA encoding:
- a CDS encoding CoA transferase encodes the protein MSGALSGVKVLDLSMNLPGPYLTWLLACLGAEVLKLENPAGGDYGRSIGGSEGDSPYFQAVNRGKKSLALNLATPQGREVFFKLLAEYDVLVEGFRPGVMERLGLGYGQASAAQPKLIYLSVNGYGLEGPNLERAGHDINYLALAGVLGMTGCASGELGLPGVQIADLAGGSLLGLSGLLAALYQREKTGQGQLIDASMFDGSLSLATMVQAGVATGRDDPRPGRMTLNGRYPCYNLYRTKGGGWFSLGALEPKFWQNFCAALERPDLLDRQFGGPEAIQEVAAIFAQRTRSEWARFWNDHDACCEPVLSLNEAVESPLARARSMIADTPIGPRLAAPLKLSASPIQEQGPAPALGQHTREVLSALGYDDSLIEDMARRKIAGL
- a CDS encoding Rne/Rng family ribonuclease; this translates as MSRKMLINATGSEELRVAVVEDGRLEAFYVETAAQAQTRGNIYKGVVANVEPSLQAAFIDYGRPKHGFLQIADLRNDLWAEHSAPAKGLPPLQEVLKKGRQFLVQVVKEETGNKGAALTTHLSIPGQYLVVTPGHGHVGVSRQIADDKERTRIKQILESLERPGELGVIARTAAEGRSKRELTTNYKQLQRLWEDIEKRGKNAKARSLIHKEEDLAVRTVRDLFTSDLAEIYVDDPVIFDRLVAFVGTVSPRRKNIVKLYQQQRPIFARYQLEEQISSVYQPAVGLPSGGGIVISPTEALVSVDVNSGKSSGGRQLEETALAVNTEAAAEIARQLRLRDLGGLIVIDFIDMRDRGNQRKVRKALVDALKGDKAKTTVGHISRFGLMEMSRQRIRPAIDFGATRTCPMCGGRGMVLTTEAVGRTVLRNLELKLRGYNGKGLQVRLAPETAQYLQNVKRGELARLESTSGVCLELVAEHGLAPEDCDIDSCGEPWKLAAPPVPAVAASEPAPAPEKAAEPEPAPEQPKKSSRKRRRGKKSSAPAEAEAAKPAEKAEKAPEPERKPSPRSRRGQAAPPSEAAPAEQGNGGAAETEGEAPTPKKRKRRRPSGAQRRARAKARAQAEAAAQAEAEKNGSASEAPPAPEAQAAPEAKAEAAPEAKDEPQGEAKPKPKPRRRSRAKPKPKAKPEAEAAGEPQPEAKAKPEPEPKPEPKPEAANQAPAEGSEG
- a CDS encoding radical SAM protein, producing the protein MSKSGGQQAVFGPVPSRRLGLSLGVDLVYPKTCPLDCIYCELGRTTEHTTRRAVYRDADQVLAQVQARLGELAAPPDYITLAGSGEPTLHLELGRVIAGLKALGAAKVAVLTNGVLLSDPQVRADLAEADVVIPSLDAVDQKTFLAVNRPAPGLIIDEVIEGLKAFAREFKGRLWLEILLVAGVNDSPEHLEALGAVAREIGPELVQLNTVIRPPAYSKARPLSLERLEAIAAGLGLPCAVSGPPTAQAGLDRGQAGEQVVEMTRRRPCTLSDVAAAVGLDRPQAERLLHELSRQGKLKIEEHSGETYYRGV